A genomic stretch from Pirellulales bacterium includes:
- a CDS encoding acyl-CoA carboxylase subunit beta produces the protein MQEIVHQLEQKRAAAELGGGRQRIEAQHAKGKLSARERIELLLDPGTFEEWDMFVEHRCSDFGMDQQRIPGDGVVTGYGTINGRMVFIFSQDFTVFGGSLSEAHAEKICKIMDHAIKVGAPVIGLNDSGGARIQEGVASLGGYAEVFQRNVLASGVIPQVSVIMGPCAGGAVYSPAMTDFVFMVKDTSYMYVTGPDVVKTVTHESVTHEELGGAITHSTKSGVADRAFENDVEALLMVRRFINYLPANNRLPPPHRPTPDRADRVEPSLDTLIPANPNKPYDMKELIFKIVDDTDFFEIQPEHAKNIIVGFARMEGNPVGIVANQPLVLAGCLDIKSSIKAARFVRFCDSFNIPILTFVDVPGFMPGTAQEFGGIIKHGAKLLYAYAEATVPKITLITRKAYGGAYDVMASKHLRGDVNIAWPTAEIAVMGPKGAVEIIFRKDIGNGQRIAELTEEYRTKFANPFIAGHRGYIDDVIMPRQSRTRICRSLAMLRNKKLENPWRKHGNIPL, from the coding sequence ATGCAAGAAATCGTTCACCAACTCGAACAAAAACGTGCCGCAGCGGAACTCGGCGGCGGACGCCAACGCATCGAGGCACAACACGCCAAGGGAAAGCTTTCCGCGCGGGAACGGATTGAATTGCTCCTGGACCCGGGCACGTTCGAGGAATGGGACATGTTCGTTGAGCATCGCTGCAGCGATTTCGGCATGGACCAGCAGCGCATTCCCGGCGACGGGGTGGTCACCGGCTACGGAACGATCAACGGCCGCATGGTGTTCATCTTCAGCCAAGATTTCACCGTCTTCGGCGGATCGCTTTCCGAAGCGCATGCCGAAAAAATTTGCAAAATCATGGACCATGCCATCAAGGTCGGCGCGCCGGTCATCGGCTTGAACGATTCGGGCGGGGCCCGCATCCAGGAAGGCGTAGCCTCGTTGGGCGGCTATGCCGAAGTGTTCCAACGCAACGTGTTGGCTTCGGGCGTCATTCCGCAAGTCTCGGTAATCATGGGCCCCTGTGCGGGCGGCGCCGTTTACTCGCCGGCCATGACCGATTTCGTGTTCATGGTGAAAGACACCTCTTACATGTACGTCACCGGGCCGGACGTGGTGAAAACCGTAACGCACGAAAGCGTAACGCACGAAGAACTGGGGGGCGCCATCACCCATTCCACCAAATCCGGCGTGGCGGACCGGGCCTTCGAAAACGACGTCGAAGCGCTGCTCATGGTCAGGCGCTTCATCAACTACTTGCCGGCCAACAACCGCCTGCCGCCGCCCCATCGCCCCACGCCCGACCGGGCCGACCGGGTTGAACCTTCCTTGGATACGCTCATTCCGGCCAATCCCAACAAGCCGTACGACATGAAAGAGTTGATTTTCAAAATTGTCGACGACACCGACTTTTTCGAAATCCAGCCCGAGCATGCCAAGAACATCATCGTCGGGTTTGCCCGAATGGAAGGCAACCCGGTGGGGATTGTCGCCAATCAACCGCTGGTGTTGGCCGGCTGCCTGGATATCAAATCGTCGATCAAGGCGGCCCGCTTCGTGCGGTTTTGCGATTCCTTTAACATCCCGATTTTGACCTTCGTCGATGTTCCCGGCTTTATGCCCGGCACGGCGCAGGAGTTTGGCGGCATCATTAAGCACGGCGCCAAGCTGCTGTATGCGTATGCCGAAGCCACGGTGCCCAAAATCACGTTGATTACGCGGAAGGCCTACGGAGGCGCTTACGACGTGATGGCGTCGAAGCACTTGCGGGGCGACGTCAACATCGCCTGGCCAACCGCCGAAATCGCCGTGATGGGTCCCAAGGGGGCCGTGGAAATCATCTTTCGCAAAGACATCGGCAACGGCCAACGAATTGCCGAGCTGACCGAAGAATACCGCACCAAGTTTGCCAACCCGTTCATTGCCGGGCATCGCGGTTACATCGACGACGTCATCATGCCGCGCCAAAGCCGCACGCGCATTTGCCGCTCGCTGGCCATGCTGCGAAACAAAAAACTGGAAAACCCGTGGCGCAAACACGGCAACATCCCACTGTAG
- a CDS encoding lectin-like protein, whose amino-acid sequence MRQFTVLLVVFLVCTARAAQDDPIKAQLTAAKQDFEKDMAAAHSALATLLTDKEAGAQKAGNLTLLEKVRAEQTAFESNDELPKSVSTRTYTEANKKARANLEDAYLAARKAYTQAGQIDDANAVDQELQAFRITGQIYKTLPESKIGQQTDNEIPIDAVAFEGHHYKYFADKSTWHVARAKCEKMGGHLICIGNAREDSFAVQLIDRAHASGAWIGATDEEVEGKWLWVNGEPFYYTHWGPRQPDNTNGVEDVGEILYGTWNDMVEGKRQGFLCEWDR is encoded by the coding sequence ATGCGCCAGTTCACTGTTTTGTTGGTTGTATTTCTCGTCTGTACCGCAAGGGCGGCTCAAGATGACCCCATCAAAGCGCAGCTGACCGCTGCTAAACAGGACTTTGAGAAGGACATGGCTGCCGCTCATAGTGCACTTGCAACACTACTCACGGATAAGGAAGCAGGGGCGCAAAAGGCAGGCAATCTTACATTGCTTGAAAAGGTACGGGCTGAGCAGACAGCGTTTGAGTCCAACGACGAACTTCCAAAATCGGTATCGACGCGGACGTACACCGAAGCCAACAAAAAGGCGCGGGCGAATTTGGAGGATGCTTACCTTGCAGCCCGCAAGGCTTACACGCAAGCCGGCCAAATCGACGACGCCAACGCGGTCGATCAAGAATTGCAGGCATTCAGAATTACTGGACAAATCTACAAAACATTGCCGGAATCCAAAATTGGCCAGCAAACAGATAATGAAATTCCTATCGACGCAGTAGCGTTCGAGGGACATCATTACAAATACTTCGCGGATAAATCTACTTGGCACGTGGCACGTGCAAAATGCGAGAAAATGGGTGGTCATCTTATTTGCATCGGTAACGCGCGTGAGGATTCTTTCGCTGTGCAATTGATCGACCGTGCGCACGCGAGCGGTGCATGGATTGGGGCCACCGACGAGGAAGTGGAAGGAAAGTGGCTATGGGTTAACGGCGAGCCTTTTTATTACACTCATTGGGGGCCTCGGCAGCCGGACAACACAAATGGTGTCGAAGATGTTGGCGAGATTCTATACGGAACCTGGAACGACATGGTTGAAGGAAAGAGGCAAGGCTTTCTTTGTGAGTGGGACCGTTAA
- a CDS encoding acetyl/propionyl/methylcrotonyl-CoA carboxylase subunit alpha has translation MFKKILIANRGEIACRVIKTARNMGIGTVAVYSEADVEALHVSLADEAVCIGPPASAQSYLAIDKILQACQTTGAQAVHPGYGFLSEKAAFAQRLGEAGIVFIGPPPQAMTSLGDKITSKTIARQAGVNTIPGHTEIIHDADHAVSIANEIGYPVMLKASAGGGGKGMRLARNDDQCREGFLRATGEARSAFGDDRIFIEKYIDQPRHIEIQILADIHGNIVYLGERECSLQRRHQKVIEEAPSPFLDQATRTAMGQQAVALARAANYQSAGTVEFIVDADRNFYFLEMNTRLQVEHPVTEFVTGLDLVELMIRIAAGELLPFSQSDVQMNGAAIEARVYAEDPFRNFLPSVGRLVRYLPPQETQSVRVDTGVYEGGEVSIHYDPMIAKLITHGATRDEAILRMRDALNEFYIRGVSHNISFLAALVQHVRFREGRISTNTIAEEYPTGFHPADTVHDNPAMLITVAAAIHRRYMDRAAGISGQMHGYERKVQDDWVVVLAGKQHAVNVRPIAGGHDVIYQGNCYRVLSDWQFGQPLFKGTVYGTPVCIQVERRNMFYRLFHWGSQVDVMVLTARAAELLATIPEKKPVDTAKYLLSPMPGLLSQLMVRVGEEVKLGQHLAVVEAMKMENVLCAERDGKIQKALATVGETLAVDQPILEYE, from the coding sequence ATGTTCAAAAAAATTCTGATTGCCAATCGGGGTGAAATTGCCTGCCGCGTGATCAAAACCGCGCGGAACATGGGAATTGGCACCGTGGCGGTTTACTCCGAGGCCGACGTCGAAGCGCTGCACGTTTCGCTGGCTGACGAGGCCGTTTGCATTGGCCCGCCCGCTTCGGCTCAAAGTTATTTGGCCATCGACAAAATCTTGCAGGCCTGCCAAACCACCGGGGCCCAGGCCGTACACCCCGGTTACGGTTTTCTTTCCGAAAAGGCTGCTTTTGCCCAGCGGCTTGGCGAGGCCGGCATCGTGTTCATCGGCCCGCCACCGCAGGCCATGACCAGCCTGGGCGATAAAATTACTTCCAAAACAATCGCTCGTCAGGCGGGTGTGAACACCATACCCGGCCACACGGAAATTATTCACGATGCCGATCACGCCGTCAGCATCGCCAACGAGATCGGTTACCCTGTCATGCTGAAAGCCAGCGCGGGCGGCGGCGGCAAAGGGATGCGGCTGGCACGCAACGACGACCAGTGCCGCGAAGGTTTTTTGCGGGCCACCGGAGAAGCGCGCTCCGCATTTGGCGACGATCGGATCTTCATCGAAAAATATATCGACCAGCCGCGGCACATCGAAATTCAAATTCTCGCCGACATTCATGGAAACATCGTTTATTTGGGCGAGCGCGAATGTTCGCTGCAGCGGCGGCATCAAAAAGTCATCGAAGAAGCGCCCTCGCCCTTTCTCGATCAGGCGACCCGGACCGCCATGGGCCAGCAGGCGGTGGCGTTGGCCCGCGCGGCCAACTATCAATCGGCCGGCACCGTGGAGTTTATTGTCGACGCCGACCGGAACTTTTACTTCCTGGAAATGAACACCCGGTTGCAGGTCGAGCATCCGGTTACGGAATTCGTCACGGGATTGGACCTGGTCGAGTTGATGATTCGCATCGCCGCCGGCGAATTGCTGCCGTTTTCGCAATCCGACGTGCAAATGAACGGCGCCGCCATTGAAGCCCGCGTTTACGCGGAAGATCCGTTTCGCAATTTTCTGCCGTCGGTGGGCCGCCTGGTGCGTTACTTGCCGCCGCAGGAAACCCAATCCGTGCGGGTCGATACCGGCGTTTACGAGGGGGGCGAGGTTTCGATCCACTACGACCCGATGATCGCCAAGCTCATTACCCACGGGGCAACTCGTGACGAGGCAATTTTGCGCATGCGCGACGCCCTGAACGAGTTTTACATTCGCGGCGTGTCGCACAACATCAGCTTTCTGGCGGCGCTCGTCCAACATGTGCGTTTTCGCGAAGGCCGCATTAGCACGAATACCATCGCCGAGGAATACCCCACCGGCTTTCACCCGGCCGACACGGTCCATGACAATCCGGCGATGCTCATTACCGTGGCCGCGGCCATTCATCGCCGATACATGGACCGGGCGGCGGGCATCAGCGGCCAAATGCACGGTTATGAACGAAAAGTGCAGGACGATTGGGTCGTGGTGCTGGCCGGCAAGCAGCACGCCGTGAATGTGCGCCCCATCGCCGGCGGGCACGATGTCATTTATCAGGGTAATTGCTACCGCGTGCTCAGCGATTGGCAATTTGGCCAGCCGCTGTTTAAGGGCACCGTATACGGTACGCCGGTCTGCATTCAGGTGGAGCGGCGGAACATGTTTTACCGCTTGTTCCACTGGGGTTCGCAGGTCGACGTCATGGTGCTGACCGCCCGGGCGGCCGAACTGCTGGCTACGATTCCGGAAAAAAAGCCGGTCGATACCGCCAAGTATTTGCTTTCCCCCATGCCGGGGTTGCTGTCGCAGTTGATGGTGCGCGTGGGAGAAGAAGTGAAACTGGGCCAGCACCTAGCCGTGGTCGAGGCGATGAAAATGGAAAACGTGCTGTGTGCCGAGCGCGACGGCAAAATTCAAAAAGCCCTAGCCACCGTCGGCGAAACGCTGGCCGTCGACCAGCCGATCTTGGAGTACGAGTGA
- a CDS encoding polyhydroxyalkanoate synthesis regulator DNA-binding domain-containing protein → MPDDLVQITRYPNRRFYARDKSNYVSLEDIEAMVRRGQNVEIHDSQTDEDLTGIVLTRIIMERQPEKMRLFPIGMLHYILRSNEVMSDFLRDYFRQVLPYLEYLQRHGAAAINLAQKPMHWIKAWLDNFVPRNSNQAPLTPPTDEADELGKRVAQLEERIRQLEAQQENI, encoded by the coding sequence ATGCCTGACGATCTGGTCCAAATCACACGCTATCCCAATCGCCGCTTTTACGCGCGCGACAAAAGCAACTACGTTTCGCTGGAAGACATCGAAGCCATGGTCCGGCGGGGACAAAATGTCGAAATTCACGATAGCCAGACCGACGAGGATTTGACCGGCATTGTGCTCACGCGGATCATCATGGAACGGCAGCCGGAAAAAATGCGGCTGTTCCCCATCGGCATGTTGCATTACATCTTGCGCTCCAACGAGGTCATGTCCGACTTCTTGCGTGATTATTTCCGCCAGGTGCTCCCTTATTTGGAGTATCTGCAACGGCATGGGGCGGCAGCCATCAATTTGGCGCAAAAACCCATGCACTGGATCAAAGCGTGGCTGGACAACTTTGTGCCCCGCAACAGCAACCAAGCCCCGTTGACGCCTCCGACCGACGAAGCCGATGAATTGGGAAAACGGGTCGCGCAACTGGAAGAACGGATTCGACAGTTGGAAGCCCAACAAGAAAACATTTAA
- a CDS encoding SDR family oxidoreductase, whose protein sequence is MKIENKVALVTGAASGIGRAVARELAKRGARIVILVDRSDLVFEAAEMINKEIGRDIVQANAGDVTNETFRVQVYDEAVSRHNLVSICVPAAGITKDGLAVRMNKETGKAEPYSITTFRQVMEVNLVAPIYWAIEMVVRIAEDRHKRGLKRWEPEEAVQGAIVFIGSVSSRGNKGQISYATTKAGLEGAAATLMKEAMYCGVRCGIIHPGFTDTAMAQQLGKEFLEKNVLPFTQLRRLIRTEEIADAICFMISNSAVSGELWADAGWHPPA, encoded by the coding sequence ATGAAGATCGAAAACAAGGTTGCCCTTGTAACCGGTGCAGCCAGCGGCATTGGGCGAGCGGTGGCGCGGGAGTTGGCCAAACGTGGCGCGAGAATCGTCATCCTGGTGGATCGGAGCGACCTGGTCTTTGAAGCGGCGGAAATGATCAATAAGGAAATAGGCCGCGACATTGTGCAGGCCAACGCCGGCGACGTGACGAACGAAACCTTTCGGGTACAGGTGTATGACGAAGCCGTTTCTCGGCACAACCTGGTAAGCATTTGCGTGCCAGCGGCGGGTATTACCAAGGATGGGCTAGCGGTTCGAATGAACAAAGAGACGGGAAAGGCGGAACCGTATTCCATCACTACGTTCCGGCAAGTGATGGAAGTGAATCTTGTGGCGCCGATCTATTGGGCCATAGAAATGGTCGTTCGGATTGCCGAGGACCGGCACAAGCGAGGTTTGAAGCGCTGGGAACCGGAGGAAGCGGTTCAGGGAGCCATTGTGTTCATCGGCTCGGTATCGTCGCGTGGCAATAAGGGGCAAATTTCCTATGCGACGACCAAGGCGGGTTTGGAAGGCGCGGCAGCCACGCTCATGAAGGAGGCCATGTATTGCGGGGTGCGCTGCGGCATCATTCATCCAGGCTTCACCGATACGGCGATGGCCCAGCAGTTAGGAAAAGAGTTTCTGGAAAAGAATGTTCTTCCGTTTACTCAACTCCGCCGACTGATACGGACCGAGGAAATTGCCGATGCGATTTGTTTTATGATTTCCAATTCCGCGGTCAGCGGCGAGTTGTGGGCCGACGCGGGCTGGCATCCGCCGGCCTGA
- a CDS encoding dihydroorotate dehydrogenase-like protein yields the protein MNVDLSTRYLGQNLVNPLGASAGPLTGRLDSLRRLQDAGAAVAVLPSLFEEQIQHDEQELERLYEYQAESFAESLSFFPELENYNTGPRGYLKYLETAKRAVSIPLIGSLNGCSSSGWVRYAKAIQNAGADALELNIYFVPTNPEMTSTDVENRYVQLVAQVCQSVSIPVGVKLGQNFSSLPHFARRLVYAGAAGLVLFNRYLEADIDLESLTFKPDLILSHRHEARVPIRWIAILRDQINASLAATGGVHRTQGIIKLLLAGADVTFMTSVLLLKGPDFLRTLLVDLARWLEEHEYSSVEQLKGSMSRGNAPDPGQLERANYMQALIEYSPHRREPHFD from the coding sequence ATGAACGTCGATCTTTCCACACGCTATCTGGGGCAAAATCTTGTAAATCCGTTGGGTGCTTCGGCTGGCCCCCTGACCGGCCGGCTCGATTCGCTTCGCCGCCTGCAAGATGCCGGCGCTGCGGTGGCTGTTTTGCCCTCGCTCTTCGAGGAACAAATTCAGCACGATGAGCAAGAACTGGAGCGGCTCTATGAGTATCAGGCCGAATCGTTTGCCGAATCGCTCAGCTTTTTTCCTGAGCTGGAAAACTACAACACCGGCCCGCGTGGTTACCTTAAATACTTGGAAACGGCCAAACGCGCCGTTTCGATTCCGCTGATCGGCAGTCTAAACGGCTGCTCTTCCAGCGGCTGGGTCCGCTATGCCAAAGCCATCCAAAATGCCGGAGCCGATGCCCTAGAGCTGAACATTTATTTCGTCCCGACCAATCCAGAGATGACCTCCACGGACGTCGAAAATCGTTATGTTCAATTGGTCGCCCAGGTTTGCCAATCGGTTTCGATTCCCGTCGGCGTGAAACTCGGTCAAAATTTTTCCAGCCTCCCGCATTTTGCCCGCCGGCTGGTTTATGCCGGCGCCGCGGGCCTGGTCTTATTCAACCGTTACCTCGAAGCCGATATCGATCTCGAATCGTTGACGTTCAAGCCCGATTTGATCCTCAGCCACCGGCACGAAGCACGCGTCCCCATCCGCTGGATTGCCATCCTCCGCGATCAAATCAATGCTTCGCTGGCCGCCACTGGCGGAGTGCATCGCACCCAGGGCATCATCAAGCTGCTCTTAGCCGGCGCCGATGTCACCTTTATGACCAGTGTCCTCCTGCTTAAAGGTCCCGACTTTTTAAGGACGCTGCTGGTCGACCTGGCCCGCTGGCTCGAAGAACACGAATACTCATCCGTCGAGCAATTGAAAGGCAGCATGAGCCGCGGCAATGCTCCGGACCCGGGACAACTGGAACGCGCCAACTACATGCAGGCGCTTATCGAGTACTCCCCTCATCGACGAGAGCCTCACTTCGATTGA
- the fbp gene encoding class 1 fructose-bisphosphatase, which yields MIVTVEQHILLEQRKRFPQATGAFSWLLSGITLATKMTQAKVRRGGLLDVLGEAGTTNLHGEAQHKLDVYANQALLHCLRMREDVAILASEENDDPVMFEGRAESGKYIVVVDPLDGSSNIDVNVGVGTIFSILLQSPIVSRDHPHAAVLQPGVRQIAAGYVVYGSSTILVYTSGQGVHGFTLDPEIGAYVLSHENIRMPEAGKIYSVNEANADSFPEEYQQYLGKLRSGALGRRYTSRYIGSLVADFHRTLIKGGVFLYPPTRDYPQGKLRLLYEANPIAFIAEQAGGMATDGTGRIMEIQPHDIHQRVPLVVGGKTEVQELSHCTRGRERLTAARMNGTRESVK from the coding sequence ATGATTGTCACCGTTGAGCAGCATATTCTACTGGAGCAGCGTAAGCGGTTTCCGCAAGCCACGGGGGCATTTTCGTGGTTGCTTTCGGGCATTACGCTGGCGACGAAAATGACGCAGGCCAAGGTGCGCCGCGGTGGATTGCTGGACGTGCTGGGAGAGGCTGGGACGACGAATTTGCATGGAGAGGCACAACACAAGTTGGATGTTTATGCCAACCAGGCGTTGCTGCACTGTTTGCGGATGCGCGAGGACGTGGCCATATTGGCCTCGGAAGAGAACGACGACCCGGTGATGTTCGAAGGGCGCGCCGAGAGCGGCAAATACATTGTCGTTGTTGACCCGTTGGACGGATCGTCGAATATCGACGTGAATGTGGGAGTGGGAACGATATTTTCGATCCTGCTCCAATCGCCCATTGTCTCGCGCGATCACCCTCATGCGGCTGTGTTGCAGCCCGGGGTGCGACAAATTGCCGCGGGATATGTGGTTTATGGCTCGTCGACCATTCTCGTGTACACCTCGGGGCAAGGCGTTCACGGCTTTACGTTGGATCCGGAAATTGGCGCATATGTGCTCAGTCATGAAAACATCCGCATGCCGGAAGCGGGTAAAATTTATTCGGTGAACGAGGCCAACGCCGACAGCTTTCCGGAGGAATATCAGCAGTACTTGGGGAAGTTGCGCAGCGGCGCTTTGGGGCGGCGATATACATCGCGCTACATTGGGTCGTTGGTGGCCGATTTTCATCGCACGTTGATCAAGGGGGGAGTGTTTTTATATCCCCCGACACGAGATTATCCCCAAGGCAAGCTGCGGTTGCTGTACGAGGCCAATCCGATTGCTTTCATTGCGGAACAAGCCGGCGGGATGGCAACGGACGGGACCGGGCGAATTATGGAAATCCAACCGCACGACATTCACCAGCGAGTGCCGCTGGTGGTAGGGGGAAAAACCGAAGTTCAGGAGCTGAGTCATTGCACCAGAGGCCGGGAACGATTGACGGCGGCGCGCATGAACGGAACGCGAGAAAGCGTGAAATGA